The Pyrus communis chromosome 9, drPyrComm1.1, whole genome shotgun sequence genome has a segment encoding these proteins:
- the LOC137744936 gene encoding rho GTPase-activating protein 5-like → MTEVLQSPSPSHFPSPSSSSTPCAAAPPTPNDSPYPHALLEDTLQGYLGSEEDEENESEDEEEEEGKRKERDREGDQLSLVTLLVTAFRRSLIGCSSTNSADSGRGKLSSMEIGWPSNVRHVAHVTFDRFNGFLGLPVELEPEVPRRAPSASANVFGVSTESMQLSFDARGNSVPTILILMQRHLYAQGGLQAEGIFRINAENSQEEYVRDQLNRGVIPEGVDVHCLAGLIKAWFRELPTGVLDSLTPEQVMQSQSEEECAELVRLLPPTEAALLDWAVNLMADVAQMEHFNKMNARNIAMVFAPNMTHMVDPLTALMYAVQVMNFLKTLIVKTLKEREESLVETAPVPRLEPSDEDEHQSTFQPYDKEANEEANKENEEGVFVGEEPDLESPLHSTQNDPTTESGSQTFLSSIKNIIPGGNWFLADNCPCEVVSQVSSLANGPQEEGLTSSGREAQPNIRKIKSGQASGSNLKKGPKKVNEQLLIQTAVIADKSKRSGILSRINSRTELAEGWR, encoded by the exons ATGACCGAGGTCCTCCAATCGCCGTCCCCATCTCACTTCCCTTCCCCTTCAAGCTCCTCCACTCCATGTGCTGCTGCTCCACCTACACCCAATGACTCACCATACCCACATGCCCTTTTAGAGGATACCCTCCAGGGGTATTTGGGTTCGGAGGAAGACGAAGAAAACGAAAGCGAagacgaagaggaagaagaggggaAGAGGAAGGAGAGGGACAGAGAGGGTGATCAGCTTTCCCTTGTGACCCTTTTGGTCACTGCTTTCAGGAGGTCTTTGATTGGGTGTAGCAGTACTAATAGTGCAGATAGTGGAAGAGGGAAGCTTTCTTCCATGGAGATTGGGTGGCCTTCGAATGTCAGGCATGTTGCCCATGTCACCTTTGATCGCTTCAATGGGTTTCTTGGATTGCCTGTTGAGCTTGAACCTGAGGTCCCCAGGAGGGCTCCGAGTGCCAG CGCAAACGTTTTTGGGGTCTCAACAGAGTCTATGCAGCTTTCTTTTGATGCCAGAGGGAACAGTGTCCCAACAATACTTATTTTGATGCAGAGACATTTGTATGCACAAGGGGGTCTGCAG GCCGAAGGGATCTTCAGAATTAATGCTGAGAACAGTCAGGAGGAGTACGTCAGGGACCAATTAAATCGGGGAGTGATACCGGAGGGTGTTGACGTGCACTGTTTGGCCGGTCTTATTAAG GCTTGGTTCCGAGAACTTCCAACTGGTGTGTTAGACTCTCTAACACCAGAGCAGGTAATGCAGTCCCAGTCGGAAGAGGAGTGTGCTGAACTTGTTAGGCTCCTACCTCCAACAGAAGCTGCGTTATTGGATTGGGCAGTAAACCTAATGGCTGATGTTGCACAAATGGAACACTTCAACAAGATGAATGCACGCAATATTGCCATGGTGTTTGCACCAAACATGACTCAT ATGGTAGATCCTTTGACTGCATTGATGTATGCCGTCCAAGTGATGAATTTCCTCAAGACTCTTATTGTCAAGACActaaaagaaagagaggaatcTTTGGTGGAAACAGCCCCTGTACCCCGCCTAGAGCCTTCTGACGAGGATGAGCACCAAAGCACTTTTCAACCATATGACAAAGAGGCCAACGAAGAGGCTAACAAGGAAAATGAGGAGGGCGTATTTGTTGGCGAAGAACCTGATTTAGAGAGCCCCCTTCATTCTACACAAAATGATCCCACAACAGAAAGTGGATCTCAAACTTTTCTATCTTCTATCAAGAATATCATTCCGGGAGGAAACTGGTTTCTGGCAGATAATTGTCCTTGCGAGGTTGTATCCCAAGTTAGCTCTTTGGCAAATGGGCCCCAAGAAGAGGGTTTAACAAGTTCAGGTAGAGAGGCTCAGCCAAACATTAGGAAGATCAAAAGTGGTCAAGCAAGCGGTTCGAATCTGAAGAAGGGGCCCAAGAAGGTAAACGAGCAGCTGCTGATTCAAACTGCTGTGATTGCAGATAAGAGCAAAAGAAGTGGAATTCTTAGCCGCATAAATTCGAGGACGGAGTTGGCTGAAGGTTGGCGTTGA
- the LOC137744937 gene encoding uncharacterized protein isoform X2 codes for MIVFRRRPFYRMNIHALHSNFCSLLPLQLPSRMESHLWYVLPEEVKSEGLLNRYFELLSPSERENVLGMRGIELQKRALLARALVRTTISRYTDHRVDPRSVKFKKNNHGKPEVEWQIADGWQPPPLHFNLSHTSSLIACGVTVDSPIGVDVEDKQRKLKNHILAFARRYFSSHEVEHLSSISDIEIQRQQFIKLWTLKEAYVKALGMGFSASPFNTFTIRLRDAAKRGINLSGDVDSESWPVLIMLPFVWKDIKPLEAKKKLR; via the exons ATGATTGTATTCAGACGCAGACCATTTTACAGAATGAACATTCATGCCCTCCATAGCAATTTCTGCTCTCTGCTCCCTCTTCAACTTCCTTCTCGAAT GGAAAGTCATTTGTGGTATGTTTTGCCTGAGGAGGTGAAGAGTGAGGGCCTTTTGAATCGGTATTTCGAGCTTCTGTCACCGTCTgagagagagaatgttttgGGCATGCGTGGGATTGAGCTCCAGAAAAGAGCATTGCTTGCCCGGGCGTTGGTTCGCACTACGATTTCGAGATAT ACAGACCATCGAGTTGATCCGAGATCCGTAAAGTTTAAAAAGAACAATCATGGGAAGCCTGAG GTAGAGTGGCAAATTGCAGATGGCTGGCAGCCACCACCGTTGCATTTCAACCTCTCTCACACTTCGTCCTTGATAGCTTGTGGTGTAACTGTGGATTCACCG ATTGGTGTAGATGTGGAAGACAAGCAGCGGAAGTTGAAGAACCATATTTTAGCTTTTGCTCGACGGTACTTTTCTTCTCATGAAGTGGAACATTTATCTTCTATTTCGGACATTGAAATTCAGCGTCAACAGTTTATAAAATTATGgactctcaag GAGGCATATGTGAAAGCATTGGGAATGGGCTTCTCTGCTTCTCCGTTTAATACCTTCACCATTCGATTGAGGGATGCAGCTAAGAGAGGCATCAATTTATCTGGGGACGTAGATTCTGAG AGTTGGCCGGTTCTCATTATGCTGCCATTTGTATGGAAAGACATAAAACCGTTGGAG GCAAAGAAAAAGCTCCGATAG
- the LOC137744937 gene encoding uncharacterized protein isoform X1, whose protein sequence is MIVFRRRPFYRMNIHALHSNFCSLLPLQLPSRMESHLWYVLPEEVKSEGLLNRYFELLSPSERENVLGMRGIELQKRALLARALVRTTISRYTDHRVDPRSVKFKKNNHGKPEVEWQIADGWQPPPLHFNLSHTSSLIACGVTVDSPIGVDVEDKQRKLKNHILAFARRYFSSHEVEHLSSISDIEIQRQQFIKLWTLKEAYVKALGMGFSASPFNTFTIRLRDAAKRGINLSGDVDSEISEISVEPFGPVNLTRNWQFSLLELAGSHYAAICMERHKTVGGKEKAPIELTVRRTIPYVEEECVTGTDAAVPIGGLNC, encoded by the exons ATGATTGTATTCAGACGCAGACCATTTTACAGAATGAACATTCATGCCCTCCATAGCAATTTCTGCTCTCTGCTCCCTCTTCAACTTCCTTCTCGAAT GGAAAGTCATTTGTGGTATGTTTTGCCTGAGGAGGTGAAGAGTGAGGGCCTTTTGAATCGGTATTTCGAGCTTCTGTCACCGTCTgagagagagaatgttttgGGCATGCGTGGGATTGAGCTCCAGAAAAGAGCATTGCTTGCCCGGGCGTTGGTTCGCACTACGATTTCGAGATAT ACAGACCATCGAGTTGATCCGAGATCCGTAAAGTTTAAAAAGAACAATCATGGGAAGCCTGAG GTAGAGTGGCAAATTGCAGATGGCTGGCAGCCACCACCGTTGCATTTCAACCTCTCTCACACTTCGTCCTTGATAGCTTGTGGTGTAACTGTGGATTCACCG ATTGGTGTAGATGTGGAAGACAAGCAGCGGAAGTTGAAGAACCATATTTTAGCTTTTGCTCGACGGTACTTTTCTTCTCATGAAGTGGAACATTTATCTTCTATTTCGGACATTGAAATTCAGCGTCAACAGTTTATAAAATTATGgactctcaag GAGGCATATGTGAAAGCATTGGGAATGGGCTTCTCTGCTTCTCCGTTTAATACCTTCACCATTCGATTGAGGGATGCAGCTAAGAGAGGCATCAATTTATCTGGGGACGTAGATTCTGAG ATATCCGAAATAAGTGTTGAACCTTTTGGCCCCGTGAACCTCACAAGAAATTGGCAATTTTCGCTTCTAGAGTTGGCCGGTTCTCATTATGCTGCCATTTGTATGGAAAGACATAAAACCGTTGGAG GCAAAGAAAAAGCTCCGATAGAATTGACGGTGCGGAGAACTATTCCGTATGTTGAAGAAGAATGTGTTACAGGAACTGATGCGGCCGTACCAATAGGCGGATTGAATTGTTGA